Proteins co-encoded in one Homoserinimonas aerilata genomic window:
- a CDS encoding sugar ABC transporter substrate-binding protein — MSSIHSSRSMPRRWGSAVLAGAMSIGLLAACSATGPGDTAKTEGSLSGETIAFVGYGDTSPWGAYFNSVYMPALEAEGATVLDLTTMDAGIQVQNFNQAVAQKPSVIVTLLVDTQAMVGPMRKAVEAGVPVIVVDGPADPAIADDPGIRSVLSDNVALGELAATNIIEGIKAQGRDEGNVIVVAGTQAMLVTQDRMKGFNKVFDENPSFTILDVQDGNWDPTLSGTLAQQLLAKYGPDGVQGAYGMADYMALPIINAAKQLGFAVGGEDGLIVSGGNCFKAGIESIRAGELYGTATEDPGTIAQKTAEYTIELLTGKEPPRVVTLTEDRVTAANLDEFADRCSKA; from the coding sequence ATGAGCTCAATCCACAGCAGTCGTTCCATGCCACGAAGGTGGGGTTCGGCTGTGCTAGCCGGCGCCATGTCCATCGGGCTCCTCGCCGCATGCTCAGCCACCGGACCAGGCGACACCGCCAAGACGGAAGGGTCACTGAGCGGCGAGACCATCGCCTTCGTCGGCTACGGCGACACCAGCCCCTGGGGTGCGTACTTCAACTCCGTCTATATGCCGGCACTCGAGGCGGAGGGCGCCACCGTCCTCGACCTCACGACGATGGACGCCGGCATCCAGGTGCAGAACTTCAACCAGGCTGTCGCACAGAAGCCGTCCGTCATCGTCACCCTCCTGGTCGACACGCAGGCGATGGTCGGCCCCATGCGCAAGGCGGTCGAGGCCGGCGTCCCCGTGATCGTCGTCGACGGACCGGCAGATCCGGCCATCGCCGATGACCCGGGAATCCGAAGCGTCCTTTCCGACAACGTTGCGCTCGGCGAGCTTGCCGCGACCAACATCATCGAGGGGATCAAGGCGCAGGGCCGGGACGAGGGCAATGTGATCGTCGTCGCAGGCACCCAGGCGATGCTGGTCACCCAAGATCGCATGAAGGGGTTCAACAAGGTCTTCGACGAGAACCCATCCTTCACGATCCTGGATGTCCAGGACGGCAACTGGGACCCGACGCTCTCTGGCACCCTCGCTCAGCAACTTCTGGCCAAGTACGGCCCGGATGGGGTCCAGGGCGCATACGGGATGGCCGACTACATGGCGCTCCCCATCATCAATGCCGCCAAGCAGCTCGGCTTCGCCGTGGGAGGAGAGGACGGACTCATCGTGAGTGGAGGCAACTGCTTCAAGGCGGGCATCGAGTCGATCAGGGCCGGTGAACTCTACGGAACGGCAACGGAGGACCCCGGCACCATTGCGCAGAAGACGGCCGAGTACACGATTGAGCTCCTCACGGGCAAGGAGCCGCCGCGCGTCGTCACCCTCACCGAGGACCGCGTCACAGCCGCCAACCTGGATGAGTTCGCTGACCGATGCAGCAAGGCATAA
- a CDS encoding ABC transporter permease, with the protein MTGAMTAATTDTSASTGIRNLPWQKVTIAVVIVALAVLCATTPQFFTINNAKAILASASIVGLAALGGTFIMIVGSIVSLATAQTMAVIAMVFLASQQLGLVPAIAVALLAGAAIQAIQGALVGYWSANPVVLTIAAAFALTGLATFVTGGTTVYPTVNNFEVLNSTPLGIPLSVFVFIGAAVLAEIILRRTVRGQQMYLVGENRRAARAAGLPVPHIVLFAWVVGGVLLAVGALFLAAFNTTATINLGGTITFDAIAAVLAGGTAIAGGKGSALRTVGGTLAIAIIADLLLLRGFSTGAQLLVKGLLVLVLVIVVHLESKREK; encoded by the coding sequence ATGACCGGAGCCATGACCGCCGCGACGACGGATACGAGCGCGAGCACGGGCATCCGCAATCTTCCGTGGCAAAAGGTGACGATCGCCGTCGTCATCGTCGCGCTCGCCGTGCTGTGCGCGACGACCCCCCAGTTCTTCACCATCAACAATGCGAAGGCGATTCTCGCCTCCGCGAGCATCGTGGGGCTCGCCGCGCTCGGCGGAACATTCATCATGATCGTCGGATCCATCGTCTCCCTGGCCACGGCACAGACGATGGCAGTGATCGCCATGGTCTTCCTCGCCTCGCAGCAGCTCGGGCTTGTGCCGGCCATCGCCGTGGCCCTCTTGGCGGGCGCCGCGATCCAGGCGATCCAGGGCGCTCTGGTCGGCTATTGGTCCGCCAATCCTGTCGTCCTCACCATCGCCGCCGCGTTCGCACTGACAGGACTGGCCACCTTCGTCACCGGAGGAACGACCGTCTACCCCACGGTGAACAACTTCGAGGTGCTGAACTCGACGCCGCTCGGAATCCCGCTGAGCGTCTTCGTCTTCATCGGCGCTGCCGTCCTGGCTGAGATCATCCTGCGCAGAACAGTTCGAGGCCAGCAGATGTATCTGGTGGGCGAGAATCGACGGGCGGCGCGAGCAGCGGGCCTGCCGGTGCCGCACATCGTGCTCTTCGCCTGGGTCGTCGGCGGCGTCCTCCTTGCCGTCGGCGCGCTCTTCCTCGCCGCGTTCAACACCACGGCAACCATCAACCTCGGCGGAACGATCACCTTCGACGCCATTGCGGCGGTGCTGGCCGGAGGCACAGCCATCGCCGGTGGAAAGGGCTCAGCCCTACGCACCGTGGGAGGAACGCTCGCCATCGCGATCATCGCCGACCTGCTGCTGTTGCGCGGATTCTCGACCGGTGCCCAACTGCTCGTCAAGGGCCTGCTGGTGCTTGTGCTCGTCATCGTGGTGCATCTCGAATCGAAGAGGGAAAAGTGA
- a CDS encoding TetR/AcrR family transcriptional regulator, with product MPQENTHVELSGRHEVLDEVEPLSARKLANAALDSFFTAGYGGTTTRHISEQAGMSTGSLYSSFRSKEEILFLLARLGHESALRALREAAGQSPPAASRVRGMIYEFTIWHARNHRIARVSQYQLAALTPQHHAIIAGLRHEIEAVLQTEVEAGVAQGEFDIDDIKGFVLAALSLGIDVARWFSPEGRLTPEALATSYADLAMRMLRPTNH from the coding sequence TTGCCCCAGGAAAACACTCACGTCGAGCTGTCAGGCCGCCACGAGGTCCTCGACGAGGTCGAGCCCCTCTCTGCCCGAAAGCTCGCCAACGCCGCCCTGGACTCGTTCTTCACCGCTGGCTACGGGGGCACGACCACCCGGCATATCAGCGAGCAGGCCGGAATGAGCACCGGCTCCCTCTACTCGAGCTTCCGCTCAAAAGAAGAGATCCTCTTCCTTCTCGCGCGACTCGGGCACGAGTCCGCTCTCCGCGCCCTCAGGGAGGCCGCAGGGCAGTCCCCTCCCGCCGCGTCGCGCGTTCGCGGGATGATCTACGAATTCACCATCTGGCATGCGCGCAACCACCGGATCGCCCGCGTCTCCCAATACCAGCTGGCCGCGCTCACGCCCCAGCACCATGCGATCATCGCCGGCCTCCGGCACGAGATCGAGGCAGTGCTGCAGACCGAGGTCGAAGCCGGGGTCGCACAAGGCGAGTTCGACATCGATGACATCAAGGGCTTCGTACTGGCCGCCCTGTCACTCGGAATCGACGTCGCCAGATGGTTCTCGCCCGAAGGTCGCCTCACCCCGGAGGCGCTCGCAACCTCCTACGCCGACCTCGCGATGCGGATGCTTCGACCCACCAACCACTGA
- a CDS encoding SMP-30/gluconolactonase/LRE family protein has protein sequence MTAHTEILLEGLRFPEGCRWHDGQLWFSDMHSGTVHRVDADGSNLTTVMTVDDRLSGIDWLPDGSLVVSGMLTRKVYRLGSDGEVTVFADLSAATPYPINDLIRMPSGSLLIGGFGYDLYADEPAQGGPLIHVDASGAWSVVADDLTFPNGMVLLTSGELVVAETFGSRLTAYDVDAGGRPHNKRLWAELPEGSTPDGLCRDSEDAIWVSSIVTKEFLRVTEGGTVTDVIDLGDRLAVDCVLGGEDGRSLLLSTANSFQPDETEIRAGRIERIIVDVPGETA, from the coding sequence ATGACTGCTCACACCGAGATCCTGCTGGAGGGCCTCCGATTCCCGGAGGGCTGTCGTTGGCACGACGGACAACTGTGGTTCAGCGATATGCATTCCGGCACCGTGCACCGGGTGGATGCTGATGGCTCGAATCTGACGACGGTGATGACTGTCGACGACCGGCTCTCGGGCATCGATTGGCTACCGGACGGCTCCCTTGTGGTGAGCGGGATGCTGACGCGCAAGGTGTACCGGCTTGGTTCGGATGGCGAGGTGACGGTGTTCGCGGACCTCTCTGCGGCCACGCCGTATCCGATCAATGACCTGATTCGGATGCCTTCGGGAAGCCTTCTCATCGGCGGCTTCGGCTACGACCTCTACGCCGACGAGCCTGCCCAGGGAGGGCCGCTCATCCATGTCGACGCCTCGGGCGCGTGGTCGGTGGTCGCCGATGATCTGACGTTCCCGAACGGCATGGTTCTGCTCACCAGCGGGGAGCTGGTGGTGGCCGAGACCTTCGGGAGCCGCCTCACCGCGTATGACGTGGATGCAGGGGGGCGCCCCCACAACAAGCGGCTGTGGGCGGAACTCCCCGAGGGCAGCACTCCCGACGGCCTGTGCCGAGACAGCGAGGACGCCATCTGGGTCTCATCGATTGTGACGAAGGAGTTCCTGCGGGTGACGGAGGGAGGCACGGTCACAGACGTCATCGACCTGGGTGATCGCCTCGCCGTCGACTGCGTTCTCGGCGGCGAGGATGGACGCAGCCTCCTGCTGTCGACGGCGAACAGCTTCCAGCCGGACGAGACCGAGATTCGCGCCGGCCGTATCGAACGCATCATCGTCGATGTGCCCGGAGAGACCGCATGA
- a CDS encoding ABC transporter permease, which yields MIARNIRRTETLVPLLAIVVVVLIFAVTAAATGRTVTIFDGYNMLQGLAQLGLLALALGITMIAGEFDVSVVGVSALGGMVAVQLGQQDPLFGVAAGVLAGLVVGLVQGTVIAKFRLSSMPVTIASYIALLGLTSVLSGGLSVTYTNVEASMWVDQTILGVLSPRSIIVLLIFVIVAVVLASTRLGPELRALGDDRRAARVSGVPVDRRLIGVFAVSGMLAALSGALLNFSYSSANPNPGMQPLVLAAVAALIGGVSLSGGRGSGTGLLFGALAVAVLSQTVVFAALPGFVTQLIFATFLALVVLADAPGLRDRIGGIRTRLRSRQQDGVTEIAVLPDRNTES from the coding sequence ATGATCGCCAGGAACATCCGGCGTACAGAGACGCTCGTCCCGTTGCTCGCCATAGTGGTGGTGGTGCTGATCTTTGCCGTCACCGCGGCCGCCACCGGGCGCACCGTAACCATCTTCGATGGTTACAACATGCTGCAGGGCCTCGCCCAACTCGGTCTGCTCGCGTTGGCGCTCGGCATCACCATGATCGCAGGCGAGTTCGACGTCTCCGTGGTGGGGGTCTCTGCCCTCGGCGGGATGGTGGCCGTGCAACTCGGCCAACAGGATCCGCTGTTCGGCGTCGCGGCCGGCGTGCTCGCCGGCTTGGTGGTCGGGCTCGTGCAGGGCACGGTGATCGCCAAGTTCCGACTCTCGTCGATGCCGGTGACGATTGCCAGCTATATCGCCCTGCTGGGGCTCACCTCGGTTCTCTCCGGCGGACTCTCGGTGACATACACCAATGTTGAGGCCTCCATGTGGGTGGACCAGACGATTCTCGGCGTCCTGTCGCCTCGCAGCATCATCGTGCTGCTCATCTTCGTGATCGTGGCCGTTGTTCTTGCATCCACTCGCCTGGGTCCGGAACTGCGGGCCCTCGGCGACGATCGCCGAGCCGCCAGAGTGTCCGGCGTTCCCGTCGATCGCAGGCTGATCGGCGTGTTCGCGGTCTCCGGCATGCTGGCCGCACTCAGCGGGGCGCTGCTGAACTTCAGTTACTCGAGTGCGAACCCCAACCCGGGCATGCAGCCGCTGGTGCTGGCGGCGGTCGCGGCGCTGATCGGCGGAGTCTCGCTCTCCGGCGGGCGAGGCTCCGGCACCGGCCTGCTGTTCGGTGCGCTTGCTGTCGCAGTGCTCTCGCAGACCGTCGTCTTCGCGGCGCTTCCCGGCTTCGTCACCCAGCTCATCTTCGCGACCTTCCTCGCCCTGGTGGTGCTCGCAGATGCTCCGGGGTTGCGAGACCGTATTGGTGGCATCCGAACCCGCCTGAGAAGCAGGCAGCAGGATGGCGTGACAGAGATCGCCGTCCTCCCCGACCGAAACACTGAGAGTTGA
- a CDS encoding sugar ABC transporter ATP-binding protein, with protein MDGLTLRFGDNLAVDNVSFSVARGEIHGLVGHNGAGKSTVIKMLTGQLQPDSGTIGLDSEAARLRSRRAAQRQGISLVDQELSLVPALSISENMRLGSVRLGAADAGIRPRLTHVLERELLTSVGLPGVDVNTRVEELTLGQRQLVEIARALGQRPRVMILDEPTATLNETESQYVYAAVRRVAEQGCAVIFVSHRLGEVLALCDHVTVLRDARLVRTCNSAETDIATLMADMLGEAPHRLERRVPAHDEETPGLSISGLAVGRELAPFTLDASAGTIYALAGQVGSGASTVLRALGGLEPSAVGAVRVATGRLRLADPAAAAKAGVVVISNDRKSEGLFLSRSIATNLLATRLSAISRWGFIQRIRQRRRVAALAELVSLPNAGLGRPVSSLSGGNQQKVFIARTLLRDDTRVLLIDEPTRGVDVGGRAAIHGLIRRAADAGVTVLFASTELDELVDLADIIITMKDGRVVRQHSGTVSANELMYDMVHISEGTP; from the coding sequence GTGGACGGGCTGACCCTCCGGTTCGGTGACAATCTCGCGGTCGACAACGTCTCGTTCTCCGTGGCCCGCGGAGAGATCCACGGCTTGGTCGGCCACAACGGGGCGGGCAAGAGCACGGTGATCAAGATGCTCACCGGACAGCTGCAACCCGACTCCGGCACGATCGGGCTCGACTCGGAGGCTGCGCGGCTCCGTTCGCGTCGTGCCGCCCAGCGGCAGGGGATCTCGCTGGTGGATCAGGAGCTCAGCCTGGTGCCGGCACTGTCGATCTCCGAGAACATGCGTCTCGGGTCGGTGCGTCTCGGCGCAGCTGATGCGGGCATCCGGCCTCGCCTGACCCACGTGCTCGAACGTGAACTTCTCACGAGCGTCGGGCTTCCCGGCGTGGATGTGAACACCCGGGTCGAGGAGTTGACCCTCGGCCAGAGGCAGCTCGTCGAGATCGCCCGAGCGCTGGGGCAGCGACCACGGGTGATGATCCTGGACGAGCCGACCGCGACGCTGAACGAGACGGAATCCCAGTACGTGTACGCGGCGGTGCGTCGGGTCGCCGAGCAGGGCTGCGCGGTGATCTTCGTCTCGCATCGCCTGGGTGAGGTTCTCGCGCTGTGCGATCACGTGACGGTTCTGCGCGATGCCCGGCTCGTTCGCACCTGCAACTCAGCCGAGACGGACATCGCGACCCTCATGGCCGACATGCTCGGTGAGGCGCCGCACCGCCTGGAGCGACGGGTTCCCGCCCACGACGAGGAGACCCCCGGGCTTTCGATCAGCGGTCTGGCGGTCGGGCGCGAACTGGCTCCCTTCACCCTGGATGCGAGTGCCGGCACGATCTATGCGCTCGCCGGCCAGGTCGGCTCAGGGGCATCCACCGTGCTGCGTGCTCTCGGCGGGCTTGAACCGTCTGCGGTGGGTGCGGTCAGGGTTGCCACTGGCCGACTGCGGCTCGCCGACCCCGCGGCGGCGGCCAAGGCCGGAGTCGTCGTCATATCCAACGACCGCAAGTCGGAAGGGCTCTTCCTGAGCCGTTCGATCGCCACGAACCTGCTGGCGACCAGGCTTTCGGCGATCAGCCGATGGGGTTTCATCCAGAGGATTCGCCAGCGCAGACGTGTCGCCGCCCTGGCCGAGCTGGTCTCGCTTCCGAACGCAGGGCTGGGACGCCCGGTGTCCTCATTGAGCGGGGGCAATCAGCAGAAGGTCTTCATCGCGCGAACACTTCTCCGCGACGACACGCGCGTGCTGCTCATCGACGAACCGACCCGCGGGGTTGACGTCGGCGGCCGCGCGGCGATCCACGGGCTGATCCGCCGGGCAGCCGACGCCGGTGTGACCGTGCTGTTCGCCTCCACCGAGCTGGATGAGCTCGTCGATCTCGCAGACATCATCATCACCATGAAGGACGGAAGAGTGGTTCGGCAGCACAGTGGCACAGTATCGGCCAATGAGCTCATGTACGACATGGTCCACATCTCGGAGGGCACCCCATGA
- a CDS encoding acetyl-CoA C-acetyltransferase, producing the protein MPDAVIVSAARSPIGRAVKGSLAEMRPDDLLAGMIEATLTQLPGFDARELDDILVGCGQPAGESGFNIARAVAVRLGLDSVPGTTVNRYCSSSLQTTRMAFHAIRSGEGEAFISGGVETVSRYRLGSADGWPNTRNPLFDAAAERTQDGLRDDSKEWVDPRSMGLLPDVYIEMGATAENVARLCDISREEMDAFALLSQHRAEKAIADGFWKRDITPVTLPDGSVVDADDGPRAGVTAAALAGLTPAFREDGRVTAGNCCPLNDGAAALVIMSDTKARQLGLQPLARIVATGVSALSPEIMGLGPVEASRQALLRAGLGIDDIDLVEINEAFAAQVIPSQRQLGIDPERLNVFGGAIAVGHPFGMTGARLTTTLIHGLREKDKQFGLETMCVAGGQGMAMIIERLT; encoded by the coding sequence ATGCCCGACGCGGTGATCGTCTCTGCGGCGCGATCACCGATCGGGCGCGCGGTCAAGGGCTCACTGGCGGAGATGCGCCCGGATGACCTGCTCGCGGGGATGATCGAGGCCACTCTCACGCAGCTCCCCGGGTTCGACGCTCGCGAGCTGGATGACATCCTGGTGGGCTGCGGCCAGCCTGCCGGGGAGTCTGGCTTCAACATCGCTCGCGCTGTGGCGGTGCGCCTCGGCCTGGACTCGGTGCCGGGCACCACCGTGAATCGCTACTGTTCGTCGTCGCTCCAGACCACACGCATGGCCTTCCATGCGATCCGTTCCGGCGAGGGCGAGGCCTTCATCTCGGGCGGCGTCGAGACGGTGTCGCGCTACCGCCTGGGCAGCGCCGACGGATGGCCGAACACCCGCAATCCGCTGTTCGACGCTGCAGCGGAGAGGACGCAGGACGGCCTGCGCGACGACTCGAAAGAGTGGGTCGATCCGCGCTCGATGGGACTGTTGCCGGATGTCTACATCGAGATGGGCGCCACCGCTGAGAATGTGGCGCGACTGTGTGACATCAGCCGAGAGGAGATGGATGCCTTCGCCCTCCTGTCGCAGCATCGGGCAGAGAAGGCGATCGCCGATGGCTTCTGGAAGCGCGACATCACCCCGGTGACTCTGCCCGACGGTTCCGTCGTCGATGCCGACGATGGTCCGCGTGCGGGTGTCACCGCAGCGGCGTTGGCCGGGTTGACGCCGGCCTTCCGGGAGGACGGTCGGGTGACGGCGGGCAACTGCTGCCCGCTCAACGATGGTGCGGCAGCGCTCGTGATCATGAGCGACACCAAGGCGAGGCAGCTGGGCTTGCAGCCACTGGCCCGCATTGTGGCCACGGGCGTGAGCGCGCTGTCGCCGGAGATCATGGGCCTGGGCCCGGTGGAGGCGTCGCGGCAGGCGCTGCTGCGGGCGGGACTCGGCATCGACGACATCGACCTGGTCGAGATCAACGAGGCCTTTGCCGCGCAGGTGATTCCGTCGCAGCGACAACTCGGTATCGACCCGGAGAGGTTGAACGTCTTCGGCGGCGCTATCGCGGTCGGACATCCGTTCGGTATGACCGGCGCGCGCCTCACGACAACGCTCATCCATGGGCTGCGGGAGAAGGACAAGCAATTTGGACTGGAGACGATGTGTGTGGCGGGCGGACAGGGCATGGCGATGATCATCGAGAGACTGACATGA
- a CDS encoding CCA tRNA nucleotidyltransferase — MESVASAITRLAALAEAPHISRLARAFADAGHELALVGGPVRDAFLGRELHDLDFTTDAHPDRIVDIVAPIAQTHWDIGRAFGTIGAVIDGHTVEITTYRTDAYDGETRKPEVEFGTSLEGDLVRRDFTVNSMALRLPEQKLVDPSGGVEDLVARRLATPAAADVSFGDDPLRMLRAARFTSQLGFVVTDDVQEAMRALAPRLEIISAERISDELSKLLRTDAPRAGIELLVETGLAEHVLPEIPALRLQVDEHHHHKDVYQHSLTVLDQAIDLERERHPDAAPDLTLRLAALMHDIGKPATKRTEAGGVVTFHHHDVVGAKLAAKRLRSLRFDKETVTSVSRLIELHLRFFGYTEGAWTDSAVRRYVRDAGDQLERLHILTRADVTTRNRRKADRLAHAYDDLEDRIAELSAQEEIAAVRPDLDGEQIMALLGISPGREVGEAYRFLLELRLDEGPLGEEEATRRLREWHAERTAG, encoded by the coding sequence ATGGAAAGCGTAGCCTCGGCGATCACACGGCTGGCGGCACTGGCAGAAGCTCCCCATATCTCGCGGCTGGCCCGAGCCTTCGCCGACGCCGGCCACGAACTCGCCCTCGTCGGCGGCCCCGTGCGCGACGCCTTCCTCGGGCGCGAACTGCACGACCTCGACTTCACCACCGACGCCCACCCCGACCGCATCGTCGACATCGTCGCCCCGATCGCCCAGACGCACTGGGACATCGGCCGCGCCTTCGGCACCATCGGCGCCGTCATCGACGGGCACACCGTCGAGATCACCACCTACCGCACCGACGCCTACGACGGGGAGACCCGCAAACCCGAGGTCGAGTTCGGCACCTCCCTCGAGGGCGACCTGGTGCGCCGCGACTTCACCGTCAACTCCATGGCGCTGCGGCTGCCCGAGCAGAAACTCGTCGACCCCTCCGGTGGTGTGGAAGACCTTGTCGCGCGACGGCTGGCCACCCCCGCTGCGGCCGACGTGTCCTTCGGCGACGACCCGCTGCGGATGCTCAGGGCCGCCCGCTTCACCTCGCAGCTCGGTTTCGTCGTCACCGACGACGTACAGGAGGCGATGCGCGCGCTCGCCCCCCGCCTCGAGATCATCTCCGCCGAGCGCATCAGCGACGAGCTGTCGAAACTGCTGAGAACGGATGCGCCGCGCGCCGGAATCGAACTGTTGGTCGAGACAGGCCTCGCCGAGCACGTGCTCCCCGAGATCCCGGCGCTGCGCCTGCAGGTCGACGAGCACCACCACCACAAAGACGTCTACCAGCACAGCCTCACCGTGCTCGACCAGGCCATCGACCTGGAACGGGAGAGGCATCCGGATGCGGCGCCCGACCTCACGCTTCGGCTCGCAGCCCTCATGCACGACATCGGAAAGCCCGCCACCAAGCGCACCGAAGCCGGCGGGGTCGTCACCTTCCACCACCATGACGTCGTCGGCGCGAAGCTCGCCGCCAAACGCCTGCGCTCGCTGCGCTTCGACAAGGAGACGGTGACGAGCGTCTCGCGACTCATCGAGCTGCACCTGCGCTTCTTCGGCTACACGGAGGGAGCCTGGACCGACTCGGCGGTGCGCCGCTATGTGCGTGACGCGGGCGACCAGCTGGAGCGACTGCACATCCTCACCCGGGCGGATGTCACCACCCGCAACAGGCGCAAGGCCGACAGGCTCGCCCACGCCTACGACGACCTGGAGGACCGGATCGCCGAACTCTCCGCCCAGGAGGAGATCGCCGCCGTGCGGCCCGACCTCGACGGCGAACAGATCATGGCGCTGCTCGGCATCTCCCCCGGCCGCGAGGTCGGAGAGGCGTACCGGTTCCTGCTCGAACTGCGGCTCGACGAGGGCCCCCTCGGCGAGGAGGAGGCCACCCGCCGCCTGCGCGAATGGCATGCGGAGCGCACCGCGGGTTGA